From Cannabis sativa cultivar Pink pepper isolate KNU-18-1 chromosome 8, ASM2916894v1, whole genome shotgun sequence, a single genomic window includes:
- the LOC115699464 gene encoding DNA gyrase subunit B, chloroplastic/mitochondrial isoform X2 — MALQLLPKPPPYLYLRFMASRFISYSSLHSHFHSSSLLPRPLLFVKAPRSDFLLRKSSCCFPLPNAVTPRAFMSSGAATEAPQASASSKSYGSDQIQVLEGLDPVRKRPGMYIGSTGPRGLHHLVYEILDNAVDEAQAGYATNIEVVLHEDNSVSITDNGRGIPIEMHPVTKKSSLETVLTVLHAGGKFGGSSSGYSVSGGLHGVGLSVVNALSEALDVTIWRDGMEYRQSYSRGKPVTTLISQVLPAELKNQQGTRIKFWPDNEVFTTAIEFDYNTIGGRIRELAFLNPMLTINLRKEDSDPDKVQSNEYFYAGGLVEYVKWLNTDKKPLHDIVGFRKEVDGISIDAALQWCSDAYSDTMLGYANSIRTVDGGTHIDGMKASLTRTLNNLGKKSKIIKEKDITLSGEHVREGLTCVISVKVPNPEFEGQTKTRLGNPEVRRVVDQAVQEYLTEFLELHPDVLDSILSKSLNALKAALAAKRARELVRQKSVLRSSSLPGKLADCSSTNPEEAVFSQYAISAPL; from the exons atgGCGCTTCAGCTCCTTCCCAAACCTCCTCCTTATCTTTATCTTCGTTTCATGGCTTCTCGCTTTATCTCCTACTCTTCCCTTCACTCTCACTTCCATTCTTCTTCTTTGCTCCCTCGGCCTTTGTTATTCGTTAAAGCACCCAG GTCGGATTTTCTATTGAGGAAGAGTTCATGTTGTTTTCCGCTTCCAAATGCGGTCACTCCGAGAGCATTCATGTCATCTGGGGCAGCAACTGAAGCTCCACAAGCAAGCGCCAGTTCGAAATCATATGGGTCTGATCAAATTCAG GTGCTGGAAGGATTGGATCCTGTTAGGAAAAGGCCAGGGATGTACATTGGAAGTACAGGACCTCGTGGTTTGCATCATTTG GTTTATGAAATATTGGATAATGCTGTTGATGAGGCTCAGGCAGGATATGCTACAAATATTGAGGTTGTGTTACACGAAGACAATTCTGTGAGCATCACTGATAACGGTCGTGGG ATCCCTATTGAGATGCACCCAGTGACCAAGAAATCCTCACTGGAGACTGTATTAACG GTTTTGCATGCTGGTGGCAAGTTTGGTGGTTCTAGTAGTGGATACAGTGTATCTGGTGGACTACATGGTGTAGGTTTATCAGTTGTTAATGCCTTATCCGAG GCATTGGACGTTACAATTTGGCGTGACGGAATGGAATATCGTCAAAGTTACTCTCGTGGTAAACCTGTGACCACTCTTATATCTCAAGTCCTTCCAGCTGAATTGAAGAATCAGCAAGGAACGCGCATTAAATTTTGGCCCGATAATGAAG TATTTACAACTGCAATTGAATTTGATTACAACACAATTGGTGGAAGAATAAGAGAACTAGCTTTTCTGAACCCTATG CTTACTATCAATCTCAGAAAAGAAGATAGTGATCCGGATAAAGTTCAGTCTAATGAATACTTTTATGCTGGGGGGTTAGTTGAATATGTGAAATGGCTTAATACTGATAAG AAACCACTTCATGACATTGTGGGTTTTAGAAAAGAAGTTGATGGAATCTCAATAGATGCTGCTCTCCAATG GTGTTCAGATGCCTATTCAGATACAATGCTGGGATATGCTAATAGCATACGCACGGTTGATGGTGGCACACATATAGATGGTATGAAGGCTTCATTAACAAGAACTCTCAATAACCTAGGCAAGAAATCAAAAATCATTAAG GAAAAAGATATTACTTTGAGCGGTGAGCATGTAAGAGAGGGATTGACATGCGTTATCTCAGTCAAGGTTCCAAACCCAGAGTTTGAAGGCCAAACCAAG ACAAGATTGGGAAATCCAGAAGTGAGGAGGGTGGTTGATCAAGCTGTTCAGGAGTATCTTACTGAGTTCTTGGAGTTGCATCCTGATGTGCTTGATTCAATTCTTTCCAAGTCTCTAAATGCTCTCAAG GCTGCTTTGGCAGCAAAGAGAGCTAGAGAACTAGTGAGACAAAAAAGTGTGTTACGATCATCATCTCTTCCAGGAAAATTAGCTGATTGTTCATCAACAAATCCTGAAGAAGCTG TTTTTTCACAGTATGCTATTTCCGCTCCGTTGTAA
- the LOC115699464 gene encoding DNA gyrase subunit B, chloroplastic/mitochondrial isoform X1 has translation MALQLLPKPPPYLYLRFMASRFISYSSLHSHFHSSSLLPRPLLFVKAPRSDFLLRKSSCCFPLPNAVTPRAFMSSGAATEAPQASASSKSYGSDQIQVLEGLDPVRKRPGMYIGSTGPRGLHHLVYEILDNAVDEAQAGYATNIEVVLHEDNSVSITDNGRGIPIEMHPVTKKSSLETVLTVLHAGGKFGGSSSGYSVSGGLHGVGLSVVNALSEALDVTIWRDGMEYRQSYSRGKPVTTLISQVLPAELKNQQGTRIKFWPDNEVFTTAIEFDYNTIGGRIRELAFLNPMLTINLRKEDSDPDKVQSNEYFYAGGLVEYVKWLNTDKKPLHDIVGFRKEVDGISIDAALQWCSDAYSDTMLGYANSIRTVDGGTHIDGMKASLTRTLNNLGKKSKIIKEKDITLSGEHVREGLTCVISVKVPNPEFEGQTKTRLGNPEVRRVVDQAVQEYLTEFLELHPDVLDSILSKSLNALKAALAAKRARELVRQKSVLRSSSLPGKLADCSSTNPEEAEIFIVEGDSAGGSAKQGRDRRFQAILPLRGKILNIERKDEAAMYKNEEIQNLILGLGLGVKGEDFKKEALRYHKIIILTDADVDGAHIRTLLLTFFFRYQKALFDEGCIYVGVPPLFKVERGKQVYYCYDDAELKKVQRSFPSNASYNIQRFKGLGEMMPLQLWETTMDPERRMLKQLMIEDAAEANMVFSSLMGARVDYRKELIQNSANMIGAHQLDI, from the exons atgGCGCTTCAGCTCCTTCCCAAACCTCCTCCTTATCTTTATCTTCGTTTCATGGCTTCTCGCTTTATCTCCTACTCTTCCCTTCACTCTCACTTCCATTCTTCTTCTTTGCTCCCTCGGCCTTTGTTATTCGTTAAAGCACCCAG GTCGGATTTTCTATTGAGGAAGAGTTCATGTTGTTTTCCGCTTCCAAATGCGGTCACTCCGAGAGCATTCATGTCATCTGGGGCAGCAACTGAAGCTCCACAAGCAAGCGCCAGTTCGAAATCATATGGGTCTGATCAAATTCAG GTGCTGGAAGGATTGGATCCTGTTAGGAAAAGGCCAGGGATGTACATTGGAAGTACAGGACCTCGTGGTTTGCATCATTTG GTTTATGAAATATTGGATAATGCTGTTGATGAGGCTCAGGCAGGATATGCTACAAATATTGAGGTTGTGTTACACGAAGACAATTCTGTGAGCATCACTGATAACGGTCGTGGG ATCCCTATTGAGATGCACCCAGTGACCAAGAAATCCTCACTGGAGACTGTATTAACG GTTTTGCATGCTGGTGGCAAGTTTGGTGGTTCTAGTAGTGGATACAGTGTATCTGGTGGACTACATGGTGTAGGTTTATCAGTTGTTAATGCCTTATCCGAG GCATTGGACGTTACAATTTGGCGTGACGGAATGGAATATCGTCAAAGTTACTCTCGTGGTAAACCTGTGACCACTCTTATATCTCAAGTCCTTCCAGCTGAATTGAAGAATCAGCAAGGAACGCGCATTAAATTTTGGCCCGATAATGAAG TATTTACAACTGCAATTGAATTTGATTACAACACAATTGGTGGAAGAATAAGAGAACTAGCTTTTCTGAACCCTATG CTTACTATCAATCTCAGAAAAGAAGATAGTGATCCGGATAAAGTTCAGTCTAATGAATACTTTTATGCTGGGGGGTTAGTTGAATATGTGAAATGGCTTAATACTGATAAG AAACCACTTCATGACATTGTGGGTTTTAGAAAAGAAGTTGATGGAATCTCAATAGATGCTGCTCTCCAATG GTGTTCAGATGCCTATTCAGATACAATGCTGGGATATGCTAATAGCATACGCACGGTTGATGGTGGCACACATATAGATGGTATGAAGGCTTCATTAACAAGAACTCTCAATAACCTAGGCAAGAAATCAAAAATCATTAAG GAAAAAGATATTACTTTGAGCGGTGAGCATGTAAGAGAGGGATTGACATGCGTTATCTCAGTCAAGGTTCCAAACCCAGAGTTTGAAGGCCAAACCAAG ACAAGATTGGGAAATCCAGAAGTGAGGAGGGTGGTTGATCAAGCTGTTCAGGAGTATCTTACTGAGTTCTTGGAGTTGCATCCTGATGTGCTTGATTCAATTCTTTCCAAGTCTCTAAATGCTCTCAAG GCTGCTTTGGCAGCAAAGAGAGCTAGAGAACTAGTGAGACAAAAAAGTGTGTTACGATCATCATCTCTTCCAGGAAAATTAGCTGATTGTTCATCAACAAATCCTGAAGAAGCTG AAATCTTTATAGTTGAAGGGGACTCAGCTGGCGGAAGTGCAAAACAAGGTCGTGATAGGCGCTTTCAG GCGATTCTCCCTCTCAGGGGTAAAATATTGAATATTGAAAGAAAAGATGAAGCGGCAATGTACAAAAATGAAGagattcaaaatctaattcttGGTCTTGGACTTGGAGTGAAG GGAGAGGATTTTAAAAAGGAGGCTCTACGATATCATAAGATTATCATCTTAACAGATGCTGATGTTGATGGTGCTCACATTCGGACTCTGCTATTGACATTTTTCTTCAGATATCAG AAAGCGTTGTTTGACGAAGGTTGTATATATGTTGGTGTACCACCCCTATTCAAG GTTGAGAGGGGCAAACAAGTGTACTATTGCTATGATGATGCTGAGCTTAAAAAGGTTCAGCGCTCCTTCCCATCAAATGCATCATACAATATTCAGAGGTTCAAAG GACTGGGTGAAATGATGCCTCTTCAACTATGGGAGACTACTATGGATCCAGAGCGTAGGATGCTTAAGCAGTTGATGATTGAGGATGCTGCAGAAGCAAATATGGTTTTCTCTTCTCTCATGGGTGCTCGG GTCGATTACCGGAAGGAACTTATACAGAATTCTGCGAACATGATTGGTGCTCATCAGCTAGATATTTAA